The following proteins are encoded in a genomic region of Drosophila bipectinata strain 14024-0381.07 chromosome XL, DbipHiC1v2, whole genome shotgun sequence:
- the LOC108134352 gene encoding uncharacterized protein, with the protein MSDRGQKMNIDDMSTDKLKPPERPKRIGSAPTNNPPRSGAHMRRLFTSPEPDSSDSDNENLAANLVPTSPIPRSAWLTNPRVNRFLSYGNSSFKPIKASASEKSSAQVQKPVPIRSSNGCKPGSGFNNKNASLDTEPSTSSGRRHPSTSRINPRRIVNDAETQTGDMMTNAETQVSQCDFDAAASSDDSMTALDSMSPRSFSGFEFYHKFNELPKEENDETPRRMSVDTAPELAEAPITLNEFVGTPATTIEGSMPPQPSSNLVSSIFVEAPGPASITDSSLGSVIRGPQPSSNLVSSIFVEAPGPASITDSSLGSVHRGSQPSSNLVSSIFVEAPGPASITDSSLGSVIRGPQPSSNLVSSIFVEAPGPASITDSSLGSVHRGSQPSSNLISSIFVEDGSASIGSNQRNQLAITYPAPKKRRIETSEASGSGAGGSGAGGGNSQGEGPGCSGALTFGGSSSGDNGAAGAEVRLTRSCILMESYDGGNGPAGSDAGISGAGGRCPNGIIWSILEKGGEGGSSKAFTCGGRGTGAGGPEGGDPEGSGGGEAVVVGTGGGGPVLGGFSFAGIVVGGNGAAGNRSILWIKKGNGGEGLGGNGAGNSEAGGHVPQGENAVGATNSGPGPGGPGDLSFGGTIPVWIKQETGGDGGAGGHVFEGDNSAVPDDGGPGPRGLSFGGIVTLEITGNDGTGGLGDSGTETRDLSFGGSSPQDNGPGPEGFYYEESNPERLDPDDFGVTPGIARPCRNPACPNSYDSDEELSV; encoded by the exons ATGTCGGACCGTGGTCAGAAAATGAACATTGACGACATGTCGACGGATAAGCTCAAGCCACCAGAACGACCCAAACGCATCGGCTCGGCACCGACTAACAATCCACCACGATCCGGAGCACACATGCGACGTCTATTTACTAGTCCGGAACCCGATTCCTCGGATTCTGACAATGAAAATTTGGCAGCCAACTTGGTACCCACTAGTCCGATTCCGCGGAGTGCCTGGTTGACGAATCCGCGGGTTAATAGATTCCTTTCTTATGGAAATt CATCGTTCAAACCTATAAAAGCTTCCGCCTCAGAGAAATCCTCGGCCCAGGTCCAGAAACCTGTCCCGATTCGTTCATCTAATGGCTGCAAGCCGGGTTCAGGATTCAATAACAAAAATGCTAGTTTGGACACCGAGCCATCGACTTCATCGGGACGCAGACATCCTAGCACTAGTCGCATTAATCCTCGGCGGATTGTCAACGATGCAGAAACCCAGACAGGCGATATGATGACCAACGCCGAAACACAAGTGTCACAATGCGATTTCGATGCAG CCGCATCGTCGGATGACTCTATGACGGCTTTGGACTCGATGTCTCCGAGATCTTTTTCTGGGTTCGAATTTTACCATAAATTTAATGAACTTCCTAAAGAGGAGAACGATGAAACCCCTAGACGCATGTCTGTGGATACGGCTCCAGAGCTAGCGGAAGCTCCTATTACTTTGAACGAATTTGTAGGAACTCCTGCCACTACTATTGAAG GGTCAATGCCTCCCCAGCCTTCCTCAAATCTGGTCAGTAGCATCTTCGTGGAAGCCCCAGGCCCCGCCAGCATTACTGATTCTTCCTTGGGGTCAGTGATACGTGGCCCCCAGCCTTCCTCAAATCTGGTCAGTAGCATCTTCGTGGAAGCCCCAGGCCCCGCCAGCATTACTGATTCTTCCTTAGGGTCAGTGCATCGCGGCTCACAGCCTTCTTCAAATCTGGTCAGTAGCATCTTCGTGGAAGCCCCAGGCCCCGCCAGCATTACTGATTCTTCCTTGGGGTCAGTGATTCGTGGCCCCCAGCCTTCCTCAAATCTGGTCAGCAGCATCTTCGTGGAAGCCCCAGGCCCCGCCAGCATTACTGATTCTTCCTTAGGGTCAGTGCATCGCGGCTCACAGCCTTCTTCAAATCTGATCAGTAGCATCTTTGTGGAAGATGGCTCGGCCAGCATTGGGTCCAATCAGCGCAATCAGCTAGCCATTACCTATCCGGCTCCCAAGAAGCGGCGCATCGAAACGAGTGAAGCCAGTGGCAGTGGTGCTGGGGGCAGTGGGGCTGGAGGCGGAAATTCTCAAGGCGAAGGTCCTGGATGCAGTGGTGCTTTAACGTTTGGCGGCAGTAGTTCTGGAGATAATGGGGCTGCAGGTGCTGAAGTCCGTCTTACTAGAAGTTGTATTTTGATGGAATCTTATGATGGAGGTAATGGTCCTGCAGGCAGTGATGCTGGAATCAGTGGTGCTGGAGGCCGTTGTCCTAATGGCATTATTTGGAGTATTTTGGAAAAAGGTGGTGAAGGCGGAAGCTCCAAAGCCTTTACCTGTGGCGGCCGTGGTACTGGAGCCGGAGGTCCTGAAGGAGGAGATCCTGAAGGTAGTGGAGGAGGAGAGGCTGTCGTCGTAGGTACTGGAGGCGGTGGTCCCGTTCTTGGAGGCTTCAGCTTTGCAGGCATTGTTGTTGGAGGCAATGGTGCTGCAGGGAATAGGAGCATTCTTTggataaaaaaaggaaatggaGGCGAAGGTCTCGGAGGCAATGGTGCTGGAAACAGTGAAGCTGGAGGCCATGTTCCTCAAGGTGAAAATGCTGTAGGTGCTACAAACagtggtcctggtcctggagGGCCTGGAGACTTAAGCTTTGGAGGAACTATTCCTGTCTGGATAAAACAAGAAACTGGAGGAGACGGTGGAGCTGGAGGTCATGTTTTTGAAGGTGACAATTCTGCAGTTCCTGATGACGGTGGTCCTGGGCCTAGAGGCTTAAGCTTTGGAGGCATTGTTACTTTAGAGATTACTGGAAACGATGGCACTGGAGGTTTGGGAGACAGTGGTACTGAGACCAGAGACTTAAGCTTCGGAGGCAGTAGTCCTCAAGACAATGGTCCTGGGCCTGAAGGATTTTATTATGAAGAGAGCAATCCTGAACGCCTTGATCCTGATGACTTTGGTGTTACCCCTGGCATTGCCCGTCCTTGTCGGAATCCGGCATGCCCCAATAGCTACGATAGCGACGAGGAGTTGAGTGTTTAA